DNA from Musa acuminata AAA Group cultivar baxijiao chromosome BXJ1-5, Cavendish_Baxijiao_AAA, whole genome shotgun sequence:
GCAGCAGAAACAGGGAGGCTCAACGAACCCATCAAACAGACCCAACGAGTAGCAGCATGCCCTTCTTCCACGGGATCCCTCCGAGGCTTCTTCTCTTGTGAGCGTCGCCGAGCAGGAGAAGTAAGGAAGAGCAGGCGCAAGAGGATGGGGTGCTCCGGGTCTTTCTGCAGGTCCAAGGATCTTCAGCGGCCCGAGGCGTCGCTACCCGAGCCTTGCAAGAGGCGGGCGTCGGTCAGTGGCCGCAGCGCCACCGAGAGATCGAGAAAGATGCCGCTTACTGAGATCAACAATGCGGTCTCCACCTCCTTGCCTTCCGTAGCCGTCTCGCCTGCTTCCGTAGccgtctcctcttcctcttctccgctCGGTGGGTCGTTCCGAGGAATGAACCTGGGGAGGCTCTCCGGCTGCTACGAGTGCCACATGGTGGTGGATCCAATAAATGGGACGCCCAGGTATTCTTCCGTGAGGGCTACCATCTCTTCCTGCCCTGACTGCGGAGAAATCTTCATGAAAGCCGACAGCTTGGAGCTTCATCAGGCCGTCAGACATGCAGGTAGTGTTTGCCTTGTCGAGTTCCTCCATTTCTGCATTGATCAAGTAGCTCTTCCCCTGATTGTTCCTTCTTAGTTCTTCATGaacctttcttctttttgttgtgcTCAGTGTCGGAGTTGGGGCCTGAGGACACCGGTCGGAAAATAGTCGAGATCATATTCCAATCGAGTTGGCTCAAGAAAAGAACACCAGCTTGCAGAATAGAGAGGATCCTCAAAGTCCGCAACACTTCCAAGACGATGGCGAGGTTCGAGGATTACCGGGACTCCATAAAGAGCAAAGCCAGCAAGCTCGCGAAGAGGCATCCGAGATCCACCGCCGACGGCAACGAGCTCTTGAGGTTTCACTGCACAACCTTCAGGTGCACCCTCGGCTTGAACGGAGCCACCAACCTGTGCGACTCGATTCCGCAGTGCAGCCTCTGCAGCATCATAAGGGACGGATTCAAAGCGGATGCGGCGGGGAGGATACGAACCATGGCCACGAGCGGGAGAGCGCATGATGCGGAGCACGTCACGTCGGAGAACGAGAGGATTGCGATGCTGGTGTGCAGGGTCATAGCAGGCAGAGTGAGGAGGAGCCAGGAAGCGGAAGAGGAGTACGATTCGGCGGCTGGGACAGCAGGAGCTCACTCGAATCTCGATGAGATGTTTGTGTTCAACCCGAAAGCCATTCTGCCTTGCTTTGTTGTAATCTACAGATGCTGATCACTGCAATCGATTGCATATGATTTAGTTCCAACACATATCTTGAGTCGCAATAACAAAGATTAGTCTACAATAACTACTTGGATTCATGACTGCCATTTCAGTGTCTTCCAAGTCCCATTCTTATATCAAATAAACATCctcatgagatatatatatatataaacctatCATTTTCTGTTTTCACTGAAAAATGCTTGGAGAACTTCCAAACAAAATAAATAGCCTAAAGATCAAATGATAGGTTTTTAAAGATTTACTACTTGTCTGAAGGCATAATAAATAACTAATCAATCAGCATCGAGAAGAAACCTTTGTGATCTGTGCTGTGTTTTTAATCAATGAGGATGAATTAAGCTTGCTCGTTGGTTGGCCAGCCGTATTCGTGTGATCATGGATATAAAATGTAATATGTTGCAGCTTCATATGTTGGTGATCTGATCCTCATACATGTGGGTCTGACCTTGTCTACTTCTGGTACTGATCCATTGCTCTCAGTTACAAAAAAGATTTATTTGTGTTTGTAATG
Protein-coding regions in this window:
- the LOC103983649 gene encoding uncharacterized protein LOC103983649; this translates as MAAETGRLNEPIKQTQRVAACPSSTGSLRGFFSCERRRAGEVRKSRRKRMGCSGSFCRSKDLQRPEASLPEPCKRRASVSGRSATERSRKMPLTEINNAVSTSLPSVAVSPASVAVSSSSSPLGGSFRGMNLGRLSGCYECHMVVDPINGTPRYSSVRATISSCPDCGEIFMKADSLELHQAVRHAVSELGPEDTGRKIVEIIFQSSWLKKRTPACRIERILKVRNTSKTMARFEDYRDSIKSKASKLAKRHPRSTADGNELLRFHCTTFRCTLGLNGATNLCDSIPQCSLCSIIRDGFKADAAGRIRTMATSGRAHDAEHVTSENERIAMLVCRVIAGRVRRSQEAEEEYDSAAGTAGAHSNLDEMFVFNPKAILPCFVVIYRC